The genomic segment GACTTTGGTGGACGGAATCTCGCCGGCGGCGATCTTGCAGAAAAGGCAATTCGGGTCGTGACTCATCGTATTCCTGACGCAGTATGACTGGAGCGAGAAACGCGGCGCCGCGGGCTGGCGTGACGGATCGAAGGTCGGACCCGATTAACCATGGTCAGAAGCGGTCGAAAGCGGCCAGCGTTCAGACCCAGCCCCGCGGATTCGCAAGCGGCTTGTTATCGTACAGATACAGCCAGCCTTTGATAATACGGTACAACATCCAGATGCTGACGGCCCACAGAACCGGTATGCCAATCACGACGAACAGCAGCACGCCGCCAATCGCATAACCGAGCAGGCACAGCCAGAAAGAGCGGATCTGCCACTGAAAGTGGGCTTCGTACGGCGTGCCCACCACATCGGGCCGCTTCACGTAGTTGATGATGATCGCGATGAGGATCGTCAGCCCGCCCGTCAGCCAGTGGACCGCATACAACGCATACAGCACGTGGGTAAGCGTGCGCAGGCTGCGCTCACGCTCAGGCTCCATCGCGTTGCGGTAGACCGGCGGCGGATAGCTCTCGTGCGACTGTTCCATGCTTGCGTCCTCCCGAAGATGCGTCAGATACGTTCAGAGCAATGTGGACGCCGGAGCGGCCAACTTCAAGCAGGGCGCGATCAATTGGCACGCAATCGACGCCCGCCCTGCCCGACCACGATTCAATCGCCGTTCTGTTCGCGCTCGAGGCTCTTGCGCAGCGCCTTTTCTTCGAGACCCGACAGGCCTTCGCGGCGCTCGAGTTCGGCGAGCACGTCCGCCGGGCTCAGGTCGAAGTGCGACAGCATCACGAGGCAGTGGAACCACAGGTCCGCGACTTCGCCAACCAGCGCCTTCGGCGCGCCGCCGTGGCGCGTGTCCTTCGCGGCCAGTACGACTTCGGTGGCTTCTTCGCCGATCTTCTTCAGAATCGCGTCGTCGCCCTTGTGGAACAGACGGGACACATAGGAAACGTCCGGATCGCCGCCCTTGCGGCTGTCGATGATCGCCGCGAGACGCAGCAGCGTGTCGTTCGTGGAAGCTTGCGTGGATTGCGTCATTTGTAGATGTGTTCGGGGTCTTTCAGCACGGGATCGACGGCAACCCAGTCGCCATCGTCCACCGAGCCTTCAAATTTCTGGAAAAAGCACGAGTGACGGCCGGTGTGGCACGCGATGCCCGACACCTGCTCGACCTTCAGTAACACGACGTCTTCGTCGCAATCGAGCCGCACTTCATGCACATGCTGCACGTGGCCAGACTCCTCGCCCTTGAACCACAGGCGCTGACGCGAGCGTGAGAAATACACCGCGCGGCCCAATTCAATGGTCTTCGCCAGAGCTTCGCGGTTCATCCACGCGAACATCAGCACGTCGTTCGTCGACGCTTCCTGCGCGATCACCGGTACGAGGCCGTTCGCGTCCCACCTGACCTTGTCGAGCCAATTCACTGCCGAGGGATTCACCACGTCACAACCTC from the Paraburkholderia fungorum genome contains:
- a CDS encoding DUF4870 family protein; the protein is MEQSHESYPPPVYRNAMEPERERSLRTLTHVLYALYAVHWLTGGLTILIAIIINYVKRPDVVGTPYEAHFQWQIRSFWLCLLGYAIGGVLLFVVIGIPVLWAVSIWMLYRIIKGWLYLYDNKPLANPRGWV
- a CDS encoding phosphoribosyl-ATP diphosphatase, giving the protein MTQSTQASTNDTLLRLAAIIDSRKGGDPDVSYVSRLFHKGDDAILKKIGEEATEVVLAAKDTRHGGAPKALVGEVADLWFHCLVMLSHFDLSPADVLAELERREGLSGLEEKALRKSLEREQNGD
- the hisI gene encoding phosphoribosyl-AMP cyclohydrolase; translated protein: MVNPSAVNWLDKVRWDANGLVPVIAQEASTNDVLMFAWMNREALAKTIELGRAVYFSRSRQRLWFKGEESGHVQHVHEVRLDCDEDVVLLKVEQVSGIACHTGRHSCFFQKFEGSVDDGDWVAVDPVLKDPEHIYK